The sequence gtttggtcaaaactgttttcagtaaaacaggagtctgtgtttgaatgcaaagtttcgttttgatctatGACTGAGAtctctctgattgaggatttgaaaaatagcccataggtgtattcccctcccccccatacacctattcgagaccctctggacctaacaataattgttacttttaataaacataatatatacatttgttcatataaatgtatatttatgttaatataagtagttaACTTCAATATTGTGaaaattgtaatattttaaaaatattatctttctttataataataataattatttttattataataataaataatttttattacaacaataattacaattaatataatatttttgaaacattacatttctccatatcaaatattactttttattataacaatgataatttttaataagcataaataattacattattatttgatcaaataattattctcttaagaaaaagtaattattgatatgtataatgttttatattgaatgaaggtaaatatttatattaatgtaagtatacatttgtgcgatcaaatgtatatcttatgcttattaaaagtaaatattcctattagggtttagtgttcaggcttagggtttagggtttagtttatagaatttagggtttagaaaatataatattttatattaaatgaacgtaaatacctatatttatataaatatacatttgtgcgaataaatgtatatttcatgcttattaaaagtaataattattataaacaaatgtaataatttaggattcaaGATTTCGAGTTTGGGCACGAGTCGGTCGGGGGCGGATCGAGGCGAAGCCGTCACACTGGAGTGCTACCGCCGCATGCAAGACGGGCCCTTTTCAATATCATTCATTAAGTGCATGTAACCAAGATCTAACACCATGTCGTCCTAACCTCCACAATCAAAATTCCATAAACAATGTACAACAAACCCAACGTCAGGCACAACTCAGATTTACTACTACTATTATCACATTATTTATAAAATCTGAATCTATATCAGAAAAACTCAAATTCGGTACGCCTTTAAAGACGCTATTGTGAAAGCGGGAATATGAGGGTAGTTGTGTCATACCTACCATCTTCAATGAATCAATCCGCTAATCAATTGGGCGAAAATCAACAAAACAATATGTCAGCTCGACATCAACATCTAGCAAATGACCAAGAGGAGACCTCCTCAAAGCTGCAATGTTTTCCTTTGACATACGATCACGAACAACGCCTAGTTGCCGCAATTGGCCCCTAACTATATACAAGCCCACATATATGACCATAGGTTAAAACAAAATTATCATGTTATCTGTGGGTAGTGCTCAAATAATTGTGCGTTCTAGAGAGAGACAACATATTGCCCCTCAAGCTACAATGAAAACTATAAATGaataacatatatttatattctatatggattatcaaataaaatatatgttaTATACTAAAGGGAtcactttaaaaaaataattgaatatagGAATTGAATTAAGAATTAAGATAACAATACCTATGGGCTTGTTTGTTTGGCAAGAAAGTAATGTTGTCTAAGAATATGATTTCTGGGAATATGAATCCTATATGATTCCTGACAGATTACTTGCCAGTGtttggaaaaaataagaaaactatTAGGATTCTGAATTTTGTATTtgactcaaatttaaatattaattgagTTACCATTAACAAACATTAAAAATATCTTATATTTGTCATAATATTAAAATCTATATTTGAATTTACTTAGTAGAAATTATTAAActaataacataaaaaaaaaaaacacacacacacacacaatacaTCACAAAATCAATgtttaaaaaaaactataatctgaatttaattaattaaaactagagtatagataaaaataaaaacgtaaaTAATGTAAGTAGTGAGATTTAAAGTAAAGAATAATTTTTAGATGATAAATAATCTAAAACTAATCTATCCAAGCAATTCAATTAGAAATATTTCTTTCTGAGAATCAACATCAAGAGTGAAAAAGTAATTGAATAAATCTTGATCTCGAACAAGTTTCATTGCAGCTCTTTGTATTTGTGAGTGCGttaaaacttcaattttttgCAGTTCCTCATTAAGCTTACGTCGGTTATCCTTCCTTTCTTGATCAACTCCAACAATGTTTTCCATATACTTGGCCATTTGATCATTAGACTTATCCATGTCTTTGGAAATGCATTTTCACCGACCTAACATTTGCTCACAACTAACTCGTCATTTGTCTTGCTGCAAACATGGCATCAGTTCTTCAAGTCTTGCTCTGACGGAGGAGTCTTAGGCAACCAATTTGTAAAGGCTTACTAATTGATGGGAAGTCAATAGCAAGGATTAAAGATCGAggacattggagcgtagcagactGTCTTTATTCGAGTAACATTTGTTATTCAgctattttgattttttgtgtTGATTCAACATTTTAGTAGAGAGAGTAGATAAGTAGATTTTTCTTAGGCAACTAGAATGTAAAGATAAATTACCAGAGAAATCTAAATCTGTACTATATATTGTTGATGATTATAGTGAATTTAGCCTTGAGACACTCACgggttatatttatataatccgtgaaaaagtATTTATGTGTGTTACTCATTTCCGCTGCATGTTAGCGTCAATGTTATTGACATTCTATTGATAACAATCATGATAACATTACTCTTTTAAATTACACAGTTGTACTTTTGGTAATTTAGGGCACTAATtagtgataataataataataataataataataataataataataataataataatattattattattattattattattattattattattattataaaataatgatatatattattaaaatattaataacaacaataacaacaacaacaacaacaacaacaacaacaacaacaacaacaacaacaacaacaacaacaacaacaacaacaataataataatagtaataataataataataatttatttttattattattattattattattatgttaattttattttatttatatccatTTATTCCTTGTAAATATCAATCACGTGAATCTTAtatttcattccattccatttaaTTGTCATTTCATTCCCTTTTAATTTCATTCCTGCATACTCGCCATTGCATAAGGCTTCGTGAGGAAGAAACACAACTAAAGGCTTCATAAGGAAGCTGACCACTAACAACTAAACAAAATACGAAactaaataaatactccctccatttttttaaagtgtcctattttattattttctttgtttcttaataagtgtcccatttcaaaattttagagTATAATTATAACATTCTTCCTActttatccttatttaatacttgtatgaatgtaataattagttgtacatatgcatttattatgataattactaaggttacaaatataaatatcttattttattggtatgtATTTTGACGACTGGGGacacttaattaaaaactgAGGAAGTAGAAGATAATTATATCTAGAATTAGGCCAAATTAGACGTTTGCGAGCAGTTGCGCTTGGGACGCCCTTTCTTGCATGGACTCCATCGTCTCGCAGCGCACTCTTCATCCTCCTCACCACCATCATCCTCGTATCAAATAACCACTTttgtatgattttattttaagtgACTGGGGATTCATGCATATTTGTTcctttagggtgcgttctcgttggttgtaaatttatcatggaaaaatgaaggataaacaaaatttcatccTTTAAATCCTTAACAggaaaaaactgttaactatgatagaaaaaaaacaaaaaaaatacaaaacataacggaaaaatcctcatacataacggtaataaatcgttatgtataagcattatagataacgatttcataccgttatgtatagaaaaaaaaactgttaactatgataggaaaaaaaaacaaaaaaaatacaaaacataacggaaaaatcctcatacataacggtataaaccgttatgtataatcattatagataacggtttcataccgttatgtatgagcgtctcataccgttatctattctcacaTACATAACGTTTTTTTAACtgttgtctatgatacgtatcatagataacaccactatacacaacagttttttaactcatagataacggaaaaaatCTGTTacctatgagcgtttttctagtagtgcccacatttcctatttgacccttactcattcctcatttacactacaaaggagggataatattatcacaccatttttggagggataatattatccatcttttgtagtgtaaatgaggaatgagtaagggtcaagtaggaaatgtgggaaaagaaatgaaggatttaaagggaaattttgtttatccttccttttcccgtgataaatttacaaccaaagagaacgcacccttaactaattaattatatgattAATACATTAACAAAAAGTTATCTAACAAGAGTAACCTTAATAGTTGCTGGATCGCATTTAATTCCTTGTTGAGCAAACGAAAGCTAATTAATCAGCCGAGTTTGATGACAGAAGTAACAAGTGAGTAATTAATGATGAACTTAAGCTGCATGTATATGAATATGATCACCTTTGGATATGcaaattgatgatgaagaaagaATGTTTTGAATGAGATGAGAGTGTCTCCATTAATCAATGAAAAACAGAAATGGCAAATGAATTAAAGCAATGAAATTTATTCAAATCGGAGTTGGGCGGTGGCGGAAGCGCTTCTGAAGAGAGAGATAGCGTATTCAGGTGGAGAGGTGGGGGAGTCCGGCATCGAAGCAGAGTAGAAGATGGGATGAACTTCTGCAACCTCATCGCTACCCTCATCCACGTAGATCACATCCTGCGTCGTCAGTTGGTGGTATTCCACAATCTCTCTCAACACCCGATTCTCCCGCGCGTACACCGAGTTCTCGTGAGCCAAACGGGCCTTCTCCGCCAGAAGCGTCTCCAGCTGATTCCGAATCTGTGTGTTTTAATTGCATTAGATTACAATTAATAATCAATTACTCCCTCGTCTCGTctcattgataatgactcacTGTCCCATTGATATGACCTATTTCATAAAAGTAAATCACCTCCTCTCACAATAAGTTGTGGGCTCCACCATTTTCTATCTGTTTTGCGCTTAAAtctctcttcttcttaataaccatacccaaaagaaatgaatcattatcaatgggacggagggagcaataaataaagaaataggcAGGTAGGCAGGTATGGAACCATGTCGTCGTCGTGGTGAGCAGGACTAGCGCCGCACTTATTGTCACGAACGTCTCTGAGGATCTTGTTCTCTTCTTCTAACTGAGAGCACCGCTGCTTTGCAAAGGCCAGGTCGGCTTTAATTGTTTTCAGCTCTCGCAGCAGTAGCTTTGCTTTAGCAGCTGTCGCCATGGCCACCtataatagtaatagtaatagtaatgAGCTGCCGAATTAAAACCAAGCTACCTAGGGCTAGCTTACTCCATCAAGATCATACAAATTAAATGAAATGCAGGATTGAAAACATTCCACACAGTGGCAACCTTACGTCGCGAGATGCCTTGAGCTGATCTTCTTGGGTGGTAGGATTCTTAGGTGGAACTGCTGTTGATTTCCCGTGTTCTCCACTCACCTCGTGTCCTTGATTGCTTCCTTTTCTAACTATCTGTATTTTGCGAGTTTCATGCTTCTTCTCCGCACCTGTAACTCCTTCCTATCCCGCCCCGGATTCAAACAACACACACATCatatatattaatcaattaacTAATAAGGATcgatatatatatgatgatgatgacgagATGTATATTACCTCCAAGGTTTTGCCCCGCATGGAAGAAGCAAGCGTGGCGGGAGTAGAAGTAGGAGTAGCAATAGGAGTGTCTAGTTTCTTAGAATGTTGAATCTGGCATAATAATACAAGGTATTGATTCATGAATGGAATTAATATATTATGCTATTGACAAACTTTGTTATGGAGTTAGTTAGAGCTAGAGTTCCCTTATGCTTAGTTTCCTAGCTACTCACCCTTGTAAAGCAATTAGTTTTGATGATAATGAAATCAGAAAATATCGATCTCAAACCTCAACTTAGTGGTATGTTAATAATAAGTATAGGAATGAATTAGACCTGATTATGAGCCTTGGGTGAGTCTAGTCTCTTATGGGAATGAAGAAGATCAGGGTGTGAGTTAATGTTATCATCCTCGAGAATGGCCTTAGCTTTTCTAGCAAGAACTCCCCAAAAACTCGTCCCTGTTTCGTTCGAGCTTCCCATTGCCGTGTAGTCATACGTAGGACCTCCCTGCATGTTCATCATCATACATATATCTGCTAATTAATCAACTCAAAATATTTCaatcaaattattttacatCATCCCTTATAACAcacatcatatatattcatgtaCGTGCACCATATATATTcgtatataaaaaataaaaagtaaacaaTCAAGGCGAAATCGCATGCATGTGTTCGATCATAAATTACAAATGAAAAAGAtggtatatacatatatatatatatatatatgggaagaAAATTGACCGTGGAGTGACGGTGCGCGGTGGAGGCGGCGATGGCCTGAGCGGCGAGAGAGGAGGTGGCGGCCCATTCTCCTTCATCGGGTGGGGGTTTCTTTTCCTCCTTGAAGGTGGATGATCTTGACATCCCACCTTGTCTCCTCCGGTACGccattatatattaattaattaattatcccTTAATTTCCTGTGCGTAATTAAGGGATGTGTTCTTACGATTTGATGAtggaaggaagaagaagaagaagaagggtcaTCAACAATTCAAAGAAAACCGGAAAATGGACGTCCAAATCTTAACGACTTTTCCTCTTTACATTTATATATCATCAAAATCGACACTAACTCGTTTTCCACTATCATTTACTTTACTTACTTAGTGTGCAATTTTAACCCcacaattaatttttgtttcatatttttagtttattgtattatatatgtaactttGATACCgtcaaaaaatatactccctccttccTATTAAAGTTGGtcacatttccattttggttgtcccactaaagttggccactttttaaaatatgaaaaatttaatttaattaaactcattaaactaaatttaattaagattctaagttaattaaatatctcatctctttctctctctataatatcgtgtctctctccctctctctatatTCGCCCAAAAGACACCCCATGGCcgccttctctcttcttctccagtGGCACGCCGCCCCCATGGCCGTCGCCACCTCTCGCTCTTCCGGCCGCTACCGTCTCTCGCCTCTCCGGCCGGACGCCACCGTCTCAAATTTATCTCTTCTCATCTTCCTCGATCTGTCTGCGCCGCGACCCCAGTGGCGGAGCCACATTGGTGCAAGGGGGTACAATTGTACCCCCAAATTTCTTatatctttttaatatatatatatatatatatatatatatatatatatatatatatatatataggaatgggatcatatatatccctagatccaaatcttgaccacacatttatgacatgtggcgcatcaagatggtgacacgtggcaaggagcttccaagcattccaaggaaaaatctggaggggtaaaattggaatgtaattttcggatttaataattaaaaaatatatatatatatatatatatatatatatattttagattttctcaaaatagatatattttagatgcatatagtttcacacaaagat comes from Salvia miltiorrhiza cultivar Shanhuang (shh) chromosome 3, IMPLAD_Smil_shh, whole genome shotgun sequence and encodes:
- the LOC131016403 gene encoding uncharacterized protein LOC131016403, translating into MAYRRRQGGMSRSSTFKEEKKPPPDEGEWAATSSLAAQAIAASTAHRHSTGGPTYDYTAMGSSNETGTSFWGVLARKAKAILEDDNINSHPDLLHSHKRLDSPKAHNQIQHSKKLDTPIATPTSTPATLASSMRGKTLEEGVTGAEKKHETRKIQIVRKGSNQGHEVSGEHGKSTAVPPKNPTTQEDQLKASRDVAMATAAKAKLLLRELKTIKADLAFAKQRCSQLEEENKILRDVRDNKCGASPAHHDDDMIRNQLETLLAEKARLAHENSVYARENRVLREIVEYHQLTTQDVIYVDEGSDEVAEVHPIFYSASMPDSPTSPPEYAISLFRSASATAQLRFE